A stretch of Luteitalea sp. DNA encodes these proteins:
- a CDS encoding IS701 family transposase: MGEELVWPLSCELYLPQEWCTDAARRSKARIPPAVRFREKWRIALAHVRHVLKAGIAITAVVADADYGSKAPFRRGLERLGLRYGVAIQSVVTLWTAGVRRPQSAAALAAAIPEAAWQRVSWATGTKGDLAARFAALRVRPAKSRGERWLLCERSLADDERKYYLLNLDPSATLRDLVTVVRSRWPIEQQYRELKDELGIDHFEGRTYRGWTHHTVLTAIAFTFLQRERHRIDDAPRPTLPHVRLWVREVMAVLYIVHNRKLLHLIANFQRNPPLRR, encoded by the coding sequence ATCGGCGAGGAGCTCGTCTGGCCGCTCAGCTGCGAGCTGTACCTGCCGCAGGAGTGGTGCACCGATGCCGCACGACGCAGCAAAGCGCGGATTCCGCCGGCCGTGCGCTTTCGCGAAAAATGGCGCATCGCCTTGGCGCATGTCCGGCACGTGCTCAAAGCGGGCATCGCGATCACCGCCGTGGTCGCCGATGCCGACTACGGCTCGAAGGCGCCCTTTCGCCGGGGGCTCGAACGGCTCGGGCTGCGGTACGGCGTCGCGATTCAAAGCGTGGTGACGCTGTGGACCGCCGGCGTGCGCCGGCCGCAGTCGGCGGCCGCGCTGGCGGCGGCCATCCCCGAGGCCGCCTGGCAGCGGGTCTCGTGGGCCACCGGCACGAAGGGCGACCTGGCCGCACGCTTCGCCGCCCTGCGCGTCCGGCCCGCCAAGAGCCGCGGCGAGCGGTGGTTGCTCTGCGAGCGCTCGCTGGCCGACGACGAGCGGAAATATTACCTGCTGAACCTCGACCCCAGCGCCACGTTGCGCGATCTGGTGACCGTCGTTCGCAGCCGGTGGCCGATCGAGCAACAGTATCGCGAACTCAAAGATGAACTCGGCATTGACCATTTCGAAGGCCGCACCTATCGTGGCTGGACCCATCACACGGTCCTCACCGCGATCGCCTTCACGTTTCTCCAACGCGAGCGCCACCGCATCGACGATGCGCCGCGCCCCACCTTGCCGCACGTCCGGCTTTGGGTGCGCGAGGTCATGGCGGTGCTCTACATCGTTCATAACCGTAAGTTGTTGCATCTCATCGCCAACTTCCAGCGGAATCCTCCGCTGAGAAGGTGA